Genomic DNA from Equus caballus isolate H_3958 breed thoroughbred chromosome 10, TB-T2T, whole genome shotgun sequence:
GTTATTAAAGATGGAGAGGGGAGCATCTATAGAGCATGCGCCTGCACTTGGAGATCAATGGTAAATCTAGTGACATATTCTATGAGCCACTCTTCCTAATCAGACTAGAGGGAAGGACAAATCTGATGACTAGAGTCCCAGTCCTTCATGCTTTTCCTAAATAATTTGAAGAATACTTCCCACCACCCTACCACACATTTTGAGAGATCTCATTCATTTCTTAGAAAGTAAATAATAAGTCATTAAACACTCATTTAGTAATTCTGAATATTCTTACATTTACCCTACTTAAGCTTTcatgttcaaaaataaatttattgttgATGAAGTGCTCTTCCAAGTGTGACCACTTGGTTTCTGGGTCAATATTCAGGGTCAATatttcaaaacactgaaaaccGTATGACAAGACACGAGCGATGGCCAGTCAGAAAGGATGCTATTCTGAGAGGCAGAGCAGGCCCTGGAGAGGCCCTCCTTGGCCCTTTGTTGATCTTTCAGTTGCTGGATCAGGAGGAGCCCTGGAGTTTTGGGAGGAGGACGCAGGGGAAGGTGGCAAGGGGTCGCATGGGGACTCAGGGCAATAGGTATTTATCAACCAGTATGTGAGCACTTCAACATTTTCCCGGTTGGAATGGTTGAATTGGTGCCTACCATCTGAATATCCGCCATGTCAAGATAACTGAGCACACAGTTTACTTACCTTACTCCTGAAATCCCAGTGAATTGCACCAGAAAACATATCTGGAAGATAAAATTTGTTCagtttctgaaagacaaaaatcagatAGGATCAAACTGATTGAAAACCAGAGTAGAGAAAAACACAGCCCAAAATACCCACAGTAAAAGGTTGCCAGGGAGGTAACAACTGGTCTTTCCAATAGAGCCTGGGAGAAATTCTGAATCCAGGAAAAGCGATCAGAGGATGaggggaagaaaataacaaaaatgattcTAGAGAAAGGTTCTTCCAGGCTAAAGAGTCTAAACTTCAAATTCAAAGTATCTACCAAGTGCaaagagggaaaatggaaaaatgcagGCACTAAATACAGACAAGTACAAAAAATTCTTGAAAGCTCCTAGGAACAGAGCCTGGAAGGACTAgtttaagaaaaaggaatgaagattgTACTGGCAACAAACTTCTCATCAGCACACTAGATCCTAGAAGGCAGCGAGACATGATTTTGAAGTTACGGGAAATTTTTGGAACCATAATtctagttaaaattaaaattgtaattgATAAcctaaaatgttctttaaaacttatttagaactaagaaaaatatatatataatatgtacatatattatatatttctctatattatatataatactatattaattatattactatattaaTATATTGCAACAAATGGTTTTTATTATACTATGTTATAATTaccataatatatacatacacaatataaatatgtatatatataaatttgcataaatataaaatagagcaagGAGTAGATGGTGGTGGGTTACCAGAAGCAGGCGAGCCAGATCTCAGGCAGCAGAGTGGAGGCGATTCTCAGAAAGGAGAGACTGTCCTGCCAGAAGGAGAGCAGATGAGAGCGGACCTCCGGGCTCTCCCAGCAGGGCCCAGTCCGGGCCTGTGGACAACCAGACGTGGCTGAAGTGTGGCCAGCCCCCTCCTGTGAATTCTCAAGACTCTGGCTATCTGGCCTTGCTCAGGTTCCTTAGGCAGTGGCCTGGATCTAAGAAGGGATGGTTTAGATGAGATCATCTCAAAGATTCCTTTCAGTTTTAGTATTTTGAAATTCTATCATGACACACTAATGATTAGAAGGCAAAGGGAATGTGGCTAATGTATCATTCCATTAACACTCATTTCCATGAACGGTTAGTCTCATGAGCCACAAATTAATGTGTGTAGTGACTGCAACTTTGAGATGATGATACCCACTTTCACACATAAAGAATGATGCATAAAGGATCATTTCTTTTACATGACTGTGCACATTCTTATACAATTTGTAAAGTATTTCTATATTTAGAGGAAACATGCACTTATTcattcagcacatatttattgacTCTCTGCTATGTTCCAAGGACAGTGGAAGGACTGTGTTGGAGgtacaaaaatgaacaagaacAGGACCTTCCTCTGAGGAACACACATTTGGGGAGGGGAACAAATACGCATGACACATCATTAGAAAGCAGAGAGGAGTGTGACAAACACAATGAACAAAGTGGTTCCTGAGACGGTGGGTGCTGCACAGATGTGCATTCACAGCCTCTactgttttaaacttttattcatGGAAAAATGAAGGGAAACTTTGCAAGGTATTGTTAAAACAGGAGCTACTAAAGGGGCACAAAAGTTGCAAACACAATCATATTGCTATTATAATAGTATTTGAAATCCATGGAAAAAAGTTATAGGAAATTTGCAAGCCCACAACATGTGGTTGGGATGAAGTGTGTGATGTCACAGCCCTGTTGTGGAGAAGAGGCACAAAGGAACCCAATGGTTAAGACGTACCAAACAGCCAATCCTGGTTTTCCTTGATGTGCAGACCAAGCCTGCCTTAGAAATTAAGATGCAGTTTATCTAAACGACCCTCCATTCGGCCTCAGGGGAAAAGCttttacaataaaatactattttcataATGAAGAAATATAGATCAATTGAAAACTATAGATCAGATGTTATATCACAACCatcaatttctcccttcaatGTCTCCATCTCCCCAAGGATCTTTGCATATGTTTTTCGGTGTGATGATCGAATTTTTCCCTTAAAGTAATTTGCACAAAAATCTTGTGCTCCAAGTTGCTCTAACAACTTGAGCGCAGTGGCTGGGCGACATGCCCCTTTGTGAGGGAGGAATATTCAGGGGTTACTTCACTTCCTCTCTGACTCTCTGGGTGTGAATGCTGGTTCTGCTGTTGAACAAATGTGCCGCCTTGGGTGGGTGACTCACCTCTTtatgcctcaggttcctcatttataaaatagaagtaATAATAACGTACCCTCACTCACAGGGTTCTTGTGAAGGTTAGGTGAGCTCGTTCAGGTAAAGCAATCCTAGCACAGAATGAGTGTTGTGTAAATTAGATAAAACATTATCAGGTGTATATGGTCTTTATTGTTTTATCCTGTTCCAAATCTCATGTATTGCATACcagaagaactcaataaatgttcactgaagcaAAGGCCACAGACTAGTCCCCACACAACCAGCGTATTCACAGAAGAGAATAACGAGGGCAGTAGCCCTGTGTCTTCATAACAAAAGTTtccaaacatttataaaaatagaatagtaTGTTGATCTAGGAAAGGAAGTGGCAAAAGTAGATGATTTGTGTGATGTATTTGAAAGGTTGCTAAAAATAACGGAAAGACAGGTGTCAATGTATTGAACTAGATGTTAGAAGTACTTATGTGAATCGAGAAGCTTTGTGATATTCACAAGATTTCTTAAACACTTTGGTCTTagcttctttatctttaaaatgatgcAGCATGATTCCTCTAGAGCTTGTGGAACAGGATTAGAAATAGTACTTTACTGAAACCACTAGGATCAAAATAAATTGATGGTATTTAGTGTTAGAGTGGAAGAAGTGTGGGAAACTGATCCTAAACAGTCTAGTCCACCTTAACCATCTGCATCATCTTTAACCATCAAATAAAGACACGAGGGTTCCTCACAAGAACCGTATAACCCAAAATAATACACTCTCTCGGGACAGGTTTACCAATTCAAAGCGTTTGTGTGACAGTAGGAGAAAAGCTGTCTAATACATAATGTTGATTTATATCAAGCTAGTAGTTAGAGAAAAATAGCAAGAATATTTTGATATGTATTCACTCTTTCCCCAAAGATAAGATAACgtgattttaaaatcttgatgTCTGATTGCAACAAAACTAACAGAGCAGAATCAGGTAGTTTGTTCACCTCCTGCGTGGGACATACAGCACACTCCGGTCAGTACCAAGAATAAGCCTTCGTCTCTGAAACAACCGGCAGGGTTTTATCCACCGTGAATGGTGTAACTAATTCAGTTTCACTTGTTTGCTGAAATCAAGTTTGTGGGTCATAATGAAATGCATTTTCTGGGCTCTGTCTTGTCATCATTTTATGCCcttcatttcagttttctttcttcttttgaaaacattGTTAAGTTATGCTACTTGTGTATCATTTAAGACCttgtaaataatttttggaaCAAGGCAGAagttaagtgaataaataatattaatttaagaTAAAGTATAATAATAGATGACAATATTACCCTTGCTTTACACACATGCTAACAGGTAAAATTTCTGAAGTGTAATGTCATTTTTTTGAGCAGCCTTACTCAACAGGAAGAAGCTCACTGACTGAAGTTTCTAATTTATGATGCCAGCTCCCTTTCCccttataaataaatgaatggatgttaTATGTAATACATCTATCTCTTGACTGATTTCTTCTGACTCTGAAATCACATCTTTGGACTTGAGAATCTGAAGCTCACAGCGTAGACTCCGTCCTTTGCCCTCCCTGAACCAGGAGCCACCACCTCTCTAAGTATCTTAGttgcatttacattttaacagaaaaatattacaaaggaacaaagagaagacaTCGCCAGGGGTTAAACTAGGATAAAGAAATAAACGGCAGGTttagaataacaaaaaaaatactggatcttttatatatattctcttgagaaaatttaagaataagATAAGGGAGGGTTGTTAACCAGGGAAATACAGCTAAGCTCAGACAGCATTAAGCAGCCTGAGACCAGTGTTAAATGAAGCATttctggctccgtggctgagctGTTCCCATTACCGTCAGGTTTTGATGTGATATTTACCAAAGAAGACTGAACCTGAATTAAGTGTTTGGGTCAAAGTTGAGGCataattcaattattttacaTTAGAAGATCTTGCATTTATAATCAAttgttttctctccaaagctGTGTTTGTTGCGAATCTATTTTTAGTTCTTCCATTCTAAAACTTGAACTCacccagaaaataaatttattgttgAGGAATTCTCTCTCAAGACTTTGCCAGTGACAATGAGTTGGATGGCTTTTCGAAACCAAGgataaaagaaagcataaatcAAGGGGTTCATTGCTGAGTTATAGTAAGCAACCCAAACCAGTATCTCATACATACACGTGGGTGTGATGAAACCTAGGAAGGCATCGATGACCAAGTCAATGAAGTAGGGCAGCCATGAGATCAGAAACGCTGTCACGGCGAATCCCAGGGTCTTTGctgcttttctctccctcttggaCACTCTGTCTCTGTAGCTGTCTGACGATCTCGAAGTCTTACTGCTCAGACTTTCAATCTTTCTAGCCTGTTGTTTAGCAATGAGGAAAATCTTGGAGTAAACCATTATCATCACCaaagtgggaatgaaaaataatagaaaattgaCCAGTACCCAACTTTGATTCACTGCAACCCGACAGCCTCCCACACAGGTGAGAGCACTGACTAGCTCCTCCAGCCCAGCTTCATTTGCACCTGTGccaagaagggaagaagaaaaaataacagacAGGAGCCAGGAGAAGGCAATGCACATGCCAGAGACAGAGGCAGTGAACCAACCAGGTTGGATAGACCAGAGGGTCCGTGACTGCAATGTATCTATcgagagaaataaaacacaagtGGTAGATGGAGGCATAACAGAATGACACATCGAAACAAGAGTGCAACGTACAGTAAGTCCGCCCAAAGTACCAGCAGCTCTCCACGGACCTGACCATACTGAAGGGCATCACAGTGACCCCCACCAGGAAGTCAGAGCAGGCCAGAGAGGCGAGGAGAAAGTTGGCTGGAGAGTGCAGCTGCTTGAAGTGAAGGATGGAAATCATCACCAGGAGGTTTCCGAATACAGCCAGCACGGCTCCGAAACCGAAAACTGCGTACAGAGCCAGGCGGGGGCCTGGGGAGTAGGGGGTCCTGACGCAGGATCCATTCAGGTTCTCATAGCAGAGCTGCGCAGCCGCAGGAGAGGCCACTCCCTGCTCGGGAGTCTCTGTTCTGAAACCTGGAGAAGCTGTCATCTTCCAGGGCCAAGGCTGTCATTTAGGCTTTCAAagtccttaaaagaaaaagatatatacaaTTTGTCACTAGTTGCCAATACGTTCTGTCCCTATTTCTTTGTAAGTGCAAATCCTTATTTTCTTGTTTAGAAAGTGATTCATATCCTCATCTCACGAAATAATTCACTTCCAAATGAATAAGCAGTTAATTTGCATCATTacataaaatgatatttatttaagttaaaaagaaatcttccttTGCATTACCTCCTTCTTCATATCTGAGCAGTGTTGGTCTTCCAAGAGGTTTTCTGTAATGCATGTACAAATGCCACATTTTATTagcattgttttcctaatttgtcAGAGTGAGGATAATGCCCAAAACACTGTCCCCTCAGGAAAGTAGCTCAATAATTCCCAGTACCCAAAGCCCTTCAGATTGAATCCCCATAGTGCAagacatggaaagaaagaaaatttaaatagcaaTTATGTTTATGCTACAGTAAGTTTATTCCCTTCGAATTTCCTGATGACATTTGACTATTTCTTGAAACAGAAATAGTGCCTATCCTTAAAACTTTGTCCAGAATATGAAaaccatatt
This window encodes:
- the LOC100073116 gene encoding LOW QUALITY PROTEIN: trace amine-associated receptor 7c-like (The sequence of the model RefSeq protein was modified relative to this genomic sequence to represent the inferred CDS: deleted 1 base in 1 codon), producing the protein MDVESDGDPVRALKEELKWSLRVTADLRAGEQAMESAGRALHRACHYMARCRLEKPNAHNSIFTCIKACHPSPWEFENSVCAQGVASPAAAQLCYENLNGSCVRTPYSPGPRLALYAVFGFGAVLAVFGNLLVMISILHFKQLHSPANFLLASLACSDFLVGVTVMPFSMVRSVESCWYFGRTYCTLHSCFDVSFCYASIYHLCFISLDRYIAVTDPLVYPTWWFTASVSGMCIAFSWLLSVIFSSSLLGTGANEAGLEELVSALTCVGGCRVAVNQSWVLVNFLLFFIPTLVMIMVYSKIFLIAKQQARKIESLSSKTSRSSDSYRDRVSKRERKAAKTLGFAVTAFLISWLPYFIDLVIDAFLGFITPTCMYEILVWVAYYNSAMNPLIYAFFYPWFRKAIQLIVTGKVLRENSSTINLFSGLSTVEIPDVGEPLQLTSSNSSSESVHDGKYYRLLLLVSYCPGDHSIKEAFGLCESLKALLCVATDFCLSGSRALKSQLQVTVHLHLLEGLTHLPTCLNAPPIIPVTP